One genomic region from Rhizomicrobium palustre encodes:
- a CDS encoding STAS domain-containing protein, whose amino-acid sequence MRASILKQHHVLIASVQGSMSDADLAALRDELVSGVQRHRATGVIVDVAMLDVLDSFAARTLRGITQMVKLLGAECVVVGIQPDVAFSMVQLGLTLEGAATALDLEDGLALLKSRNRGNALDGD is encoded by the coding sequence ATGCGTGCCTCTATCCTCAAACAGCATCACGTGCTGATTGCATCGGTGCAGGGCTCCATGAGCGATGCCGACTTGGCTGCACTCCGTGATGAGTTGGTTTCGGGCGTTCAGAGGCACCGGGCCACCGGCGTCATTGTCGATGTTGCCATGCTTGACGTGTTGGATTCGTTTGCTGCACGCACATTGCGTGGCATCACCCAAATGGTGAAGCTCCTGGGCGCGGAATGTGTCGTCGTCGGCATCCAGCCCGATGTGGCGTTCTCCATGGTGCAGCTTGGCCTCACCCTGGAAGGAGCCGCGACGGCTCTTGATCTCGAAGACGGCCTTGCGCTGTTGAAGTCGCGTAATCGTGGAAACGCTCTCGATGGCGACTGA
- a CDS encoding nucleotidyltransferase domain-containing protein encodes MQLSPEFRLVAACCIWPPSERRNEAIREAADSSIDWDRFARVVKRQRVAGLVCDGLRRACVTANAVVQVQIEKQASGIILQNLRFVSEVIRLQDAFDNVNIPTLFVKGVTLAQIVYGGLDIRHSKDIDCLVPLEHITAALKVLSRLDYRRIAPPEGCSDREFEYCLSTGKEFEYVHRSRGHQVELHWSLLDNPYLINGVFPTSTKRVLIANQYSISTLADDELFIYLCTHGASHAWSRLKWLADIGAILDCKNYSEISDLFHTAETRGAGRCAAQAMLLCKRLFDTSVPDDLIARFRGTALLRRLEMVALTSMVGAGSEIELEDRPFGSTRAFLAQFLLGTGCRFWIAQLRLMLSNADDVDLVPLPKYLHFLYPVIRLPLWLFRRLKNAGKSPDMSHRPQLNRSWRQ; translated from the coding sequence ATGCAGCTCTCGCCCGAGTTCCGCTTGGTGGCCGCTTGTTGCATCTGGCCCCCTTCGGAGCGTCGCAACGAGGCTATTCGTGAAGCCGCCGATAGCTCCATTGATTGGGACAGATTTGCTCGTGTGGTGAAGCGGCAGCGCGTAGCGGGCCTTGTGTGTGATGGATTAAGGCGCGCCTGTGTTACAGCAAATGCGGTAGTCCAGGTGCAAATTGAAAAGCAAGCGTCAGGAATTATTTTACAAAATTTGCGTTTTGTTTCGGAAGTAATCCGTCTTCAAGATGCGTTCGATAACGTCAATATTCCGACGCTATTTGTGAAGGGGGTAACGCTTGCACAGATCGTTTATGGTGGGTTGGACATCCGGCACAGCAAAGATATCGATTGCTTAGTACCGCTAGAGCACATTACGGCGGCATTGAAGGTGCTTTCCCGCCTCGACTATCGGCGAATTGCTCCACCAGAGGGATGCTCCGATAGGGAGTTCGAGTACTGCCTATCAACGGGAAAGGAGTTTGAATATGTCCACAGGAGCCGGGGACACCAGGTTGAACTGCATTGGAGCCTGCTCGATAACCCCTACTTGATCAACGGTGTATTTCCCACCAGTACAAAAAGGGTGCTTATCGCGAACCAGTATTCGATTTCCACGTTGGCCGACGACGAACTATTCATCTATCTTTGCACTCACGGTGCGAGCCATGCGTGGTCTCGCCTGAAGTGGCTTGCCGATATTGGCGCCATCCTTGATTGCAAAAATTATTCCGAAATATCGGATCTTTTTCATACGGCAGAGACGAGGGGGGCTGGCCGTTGTGCCGCCCAGGCGATGCTCCTTTGCAAGCGGCTCTTTGATACTTCCGTTCCGGATGATCTTATCGCGCGCTTCCGCGGGACGGCTTTGCTGAGACGGCTGGAGATGGTCGCTTTGACCTCTATGGTTGGGGCAGGTAGCGAAATTGAATTGGAGGATCGACCATTTGGATCAACGCGCGCATTTCTTGCGCAATTCCTTCTCGGGACAGGGTGCCGCTTTTGGATCGCACAACTACGCCTAATGCTTAGCAATGCTGATGATGTTGATCTGGTTCCCCTGCCTAAATACCTCCATTTCCTGTACCCAGTTATTAGGCTTCCTCTGTGGCTATTTCGACGGCTGAAGAACGCGGGAAAATCGCCCGATATGTCGCATCGCCCGCAACTGAACCGGTCGTGGCGACAATAG
- a CDS encoding lasso peptide biosynthesis B2 protein gives MLPSAKKLTESKLLRNRAAWLQRFARLSRQQRILLLEASLLLVIMRLGIGVFPFRALAATSGKCVSPDHPVPEPSTPKLPGDAAATAMKISWAVRCASRRLPFKFVCLPQAMAANWMLRRRKLRPVLHLGIKASPNAPMQAHAWLDCDGVPVTGYPVAAGFGEVAKFQ, from the coding sequence TTGTTGCCGTCAGCGAAAAAACTAACGGAGTCAAAGTTGTTACGAAACAGGGCGGCTTGGCTTCAGCGCTTCGCGCGCCTCAGCCGCCAGCAACGTATCCTCCTGCTCGAAGCGTCCTTGCTGCTCGTCATCATGCGCTTAGGCATAGGCGTATTCCCATTCCGCGCGCTGGCTGCGACCAGCGGGAAGTGCGTCAGTCCCGATCATCCCGTTCCAGAACCTTCCACCCCGAAATTGCCTGGAGATGCGGCAGCAACGGCGATGAAAATTAGCTGGGCGGTGCGATGCGCTTCCCGCAGGCTTCCATTTAAATTCGTTTGTCTACCACAGGCGATGGCCGCCAATTGGATGCTACGCCGGCGTAAATTGCGACCTGTGTTGCATCTTGGCATCAAGGCTTCTCCTAATGCTCCCATGCAGGCGCATGCTTGGTTGGATTGCGATGGGGTTCCAGTCACTGGCTATCCGGTCGCGGCGGGTTTCGGTGAAGTGGCCAAGTTCCAATGA
- a CDS encoding anti-sigma regulatory factor, protein MATEEHELVVPIKADVDIVMARQRARNLVSSLHFSSSELTLIATAISEIARNIVSYAGEGEIVLQLAARDRRRGLVIIARDRGPGIADVERAMQDGFSTSKGLGLGLPGSKRLMDEFELVSEPGKGTIVTMVKWER, encoded by the coding sequence ATGGCGACTGAGGAACATGAACTGGTCGTGCCGATCAAGGCGGATGTCGATATCGTGATGGCCCGCCAAAGGGCGCGCAATCTCGTTTCGTCGCTGCATTTTTCCAGCAGCGAATTGACATTGATCGCAACGGCCATTTCGGAAATCGCCCGAAATATCGTTTCCTATGCGGGCGAAGGCGAAATCGTCTTGCAGCTGGCCGCCCGCGACCGTCGCCGCGGCCTTGTCATCATTGCCCGCGACCGTGGACCGGGTATCGCTGATGTCGAGCGGGCAATGCAGGACGGTTTTTCGACCTCGAAAGGTCTAGGCTTGGGGCTGCCAGGATCCAAGCGGTTGATGGACGAATTCGAACTTGTCTCTGAGCCCGGCAAGGGAACGATAGTGACCATGGTCAAGTGGGAGCGCTAG
- a CDS encoding papain-like cysteine protease family protein, which produces MTKLLRGSLVADGGPDFSGYRVSAAYDRKAEDELFLPVLQSANADAAGNWQIALEFDPIAEVRLTVRTAAGVAAGSLATQDLDAAQAIKLTDIAQPVVIPPNQDPTLGRSTTLTGRALQPDGSGIPQGLPVVLWAKPDGAQAIPVLVTGTGEGGYFSGDWPASLYAEAWGTVAGSKPIPIGLVSNRFPLVVLLVVSEVVKAPAPAKEDDCDCHTPAPPRTPDAADFVANPEAFSEDLGSECVNLTMPNRTLEEVVFHALVRTTEPEIKGTTLASKPPLPKPLANRFAALATVAAPKAANTRMDAAAGTQALSLDRAVASDLLNDGHLGSVLGTKDLKLVNRLSEVARTRDIIGIFRPYLMPGRVELDRNHVVDWDDDLTVHQATSIAIGHLLTLKQVWRADGYSLGDLLYSLPLAPGQKKQIAIVDWERRDETVRQSSRSEFEQLAADLSHDRDISAIINTSLSEHARGSSSASVSAVGGGIGGFIGPVVFGGGGGHSSASSTAHSHNWRDVAGSTLNQARDRTQQAASVIRGQRATTIQTTTQGESLRAQTEVVANHNHCHAMSMEYFEVLRHFKVSTELADVQECLFIPFEITAFTANKALRWRDPLAKNLSRKDLLGGFDALARIHSSWADADLPAARYADDIITYLDGALTISFSLPRPADDGDNHYVAGNWSPWTALFSSSTTDIWNNYLGNVLPEQRDTVWNERLAPLAAEKLVNSLTLQVRLDDGTYVPIPLDATLVSRFRQDEILEVSLQPEWTSPSIQRSRIQAVTLSLGITAPYTTKVVARTGSLYYRTDHLDHYLFVDYLIDDELSAGPPTEIGVHLDRLEKRNPRKEDVLLGARLVAHLNERLEFYHEGIFRSFHDNRLYLLLDGVIAPNSGGRSVASVVENRLIGIVGNCLVMPVVPGLHLDPGYKTDPRRKTTLLDLYAADAPPPVRISVPTKGVFAEAVNGACNSCEKKDDTRFWRWEESPIPDEPMPISAVGTGGRAGTPPNLRPDDFPNPIIGYQQVPTSQDPTGLAAALTLIGTPNLFRDLTGLDLNQQASAAAFSKALDTAQFFGTQAANLAQQRYANREMDRNLERINKAVDDKLITPEQGQDLTEKVIASGTGKGAANKPAPSATPAVKKAIERASSSESGSVKVSRASGSVEITTGTGGAIDFDVTPLPPSVKQPTPNTCWAAGGTMLMAWKKGAALTVETAMDAAGGSWRSNLDADHALTVNEVKSFAKAIDMSGESPMCYLPSGLLRLLKAHGPLWVIGDDAVENNKMAHVRVVVGMHGDGTSDGTQVKYVDPADGLIHNESYSEFAKHLEASDASSLNLGIYHY; this is translated from the coding sequence GTGACGAAGCTTCTTCGCGGGTCACTCGTGGCAGATGGCGGACCGGATTTCTCGGGGTACCGGGTATCCGCTGCATATGATCGCAAAGCCGAAGACGAACTGTTTTTGCCGGTGTTGCAGTCCGCCAATGCCGACGCTGCCGGAAATTGGCAGATCGCGCTGGAGTTCGACCCGATCGCTGAAGTGCGTCTCACCGTGCGCACGGCGGCTGGCGTGGCGGCGGGGTCCTTGGCGACGCAAGATCTGGATGCGGCGCAAGCCATCAAGCTGACTGACATTGCGCAACCCGTCGTCATCCCGCCGAACCAGGACCCAACGCTCGGGCGCAGTACGACCCTGACCGGACGGGCTTTGCAGCCAGACGGCTCGGGAATACCCCAAGGATTACCGGTGGTGTTGTGGGCAAAGCCGGATGGCGCACAAGCGATTCCGGTCTTGGTAACGGGCACGGGCGAGGGCGGGTATTTTTCGGGTGACTGGCCCGCGAGCCTCTATGCCGAAGCCTGGGGAACGGTGGCCGGCAGCAAACCCATTCCGATCGGACTGGTGTCGAACCGGTTCCCGCTCGTCGTGCTGCTGGTCGTGTCGGAGGTGGTCAAAGCGCCTGCGCCAGCCAAGGAAGATGATTGCGATTGCCACACGCCGGCGCCACCGCGCACCCCTGACGCCGCCGATTTTGTCGCCAATCCGGAGGCATTCTCGGAAGACCTTGGCAGCGAATGCGTCAACCTCACGATGCCGAACCGAACCTTGGAAGAGGTGGTGTTCCACGCTTTGGTGCGCACTACCGAACCCGAGATCAAAGGGACGACGCTGGCCAGTAAGCCGCCATTGCCAAAACCTTTGGCGAACCGCTTCGCGGCCCTGGCAACGGTCGCCGCACCTAAAGCCGCCAACACAAGGATGGATGCGGCTGCGGGAACGCAAGCGTTATCCCTCGATCGAGCGGTTGCCTCTGATCTGCTGAATGACGGCCATTTGGGCAGCGTGCTCGGAACGAAGGATCTCAAGCTGGTGAACCGGCTGAGCGAGGTGGCGCGTACGCGCGACATCATCGGCATTTTCAGACCATATCTCATGCCCGGACGGGTGGAACTCGATCGCAACCACGTCGTCGATTGGGACGACGATCTCACGGTCCATCAAGCGACCAGCATCGCCATCGGACACTTGCTGACGCTCAAGCAAGTTTGGCGGGCGGACGGTTATTCGCTTGGTGATTTGCTCTACTCGCTGCCTTTGGCGCCCGGACAGAAAAAACAGATCGCCATCGTCGACTGGGAACGCCGGGACGAAACCGTGCGCCAGTCGAGCCGCAGCGAATTCGAACAACTCGCGGCCGATCTCTCTCATGATCGCGACATCTCTGCCATCATCAACACCTCTCTGTCGGAGCATGCGCGCGGCAGCTCAAGCGCCAGCGTATCGGCGGTCGGCGGCGGCATCGGCGGCTTCATCGGGCCGGTGGTTTTCGGCGGCGGCGGCGGCCATTCGAGCGCTAGCTCGACAGCCCACTCCCACAATTGGCGCGACGTGGCGGGCAGCACGCTGAACCAGGCACGCGATCGCACACAGCAAGCCGCCTCGGTGATACGCGGACAGCGCGCCACTACCATACAAACCACGACGCAAGGTGAATCGCTGCGGGCGCAAACCGAAGTTGTGGCCAACCACAATCATTGTCACGCCATGAGCATGGAGTATTTCGAAGTGCTCCGGCATTTTAAGGTTTCGACGGAACTCGCCGATGTGCAGGAGTGCCTGTTCATTCCCTTCGAGATCACGGCGTTCACGGCCAACAAGGCGTTGCGCTGGCGCGACCCGTTGGCGAAGAATCTGAGCCGCAAGGATCTCCTTGGCGGCTTCGATGCTCTGGCGCGCATACATTCGAGCTGGGCTGACGCCGATTTGCCCGCGGCGCGGTACGCGGACGACATCATTACCTATCTCGATGGCGCGCTCACCATCAGCTTCAGCCTGCCGCGCCCGGCCGACGATGGCGACAACCATTATGTAGCCGGAAACTGGTCGCCTTGGACGGCGCTGTTTTCCTCGTCAACCACGGATATCTGGAACAATTATCTCGGCAATGTGCTTCCGGAGCAGCGCGATACGGTTTGGAACGAGCGGCTCGCGCCGCTTGCCGCCGAGAAGCTGGTCAACAGTCTCACCTTGCAGGTGCGACTGGATGACGGCACCTATGTGCCGATACCCCTCGATGCAACGCTGGTGTCGCGCTTCCGCCAGGACGAAATCCTTGAGGTCAGCCTGCAACCCGAATGGACGAGCCCCAGTATCCAGCGCAGCCGCATCCAGGCGGTGACTCTCTCGCTCGGGATCACGGCGCCCTACACCACGAAGGTGGTTGCCCGAACGGGATCGCTCTATTATCGCACCGACCATCTGGACCACTATTTATTCGTCGACTACCTGATCGATGACGAACTCTCCGCCGGTCCACCTACGGAAATCGGTGTCCATCTCGACCGGCTCGAGAAGCGCAATCCACGCAAAGAGGATGTGCTGCTGGGGGCGCGGTTGGTGGCGCACCTGAACGAACGTCTGGAATTTTATCACGAGGGGATATTTCGTAGCTTTCACGACAATCGCCTCTATCTGCTGCTGGACGGCGTGATCGCGCCCAATTCGGGGGGGCGAAGCGTCGCCAGCGTAGTCGAGAACCGCTTGATCGGGATTGTGGGCAACTGCCTTGTGATGCCGGTCGTGCCTGGGCTTCATCTCGACCCCGGCTACAAAACCGACCCCCGCCGGAAAACCACGCTGCTGGATCTTTATGCTGCCGATGCGCCGCCGCCGGTTCGCATCAGCGTGCCCACCAAAGGGGTCTTTGCCGAAGCCGTCAACGGAGCCTGCAATAGCTGCGAGAAAAAGGACGATACGCGGTTTTGGCGTTGGGAGGAGTCTCCCATTCCCGACGAGCCCATGCCGATCTCGGCCGTTGGGACGGGCGGCCGGGCAGGGACGCCGCCGAACCTCAGGCCCGACGATTTCCCCAATCCCATCATCGGCTATCAACAGGTCCCGACGAGCCAAGACCCGACCGGCCTCGCCGCAGCGCTCACGTTGATCGGCACACCCAATCTGTTCCGCGACCTGACGGGCCTGGATTTAAATCAGCAGGCATCCGCAGCGGCGTTCAGCAAAGCCCTCGATACGGCACAGTTCTTCGGCACGCAGGCCGCCAATCTCGCCCAGCAGCGTTACGCCAACCGGGAAATGGATCGCAACCTGGAGCGCATCAACAAAGCCGTCGATGACAAGCTGATAACACCGGAACAAGGCCAGGATCTTACCGAGAAAGTGATCGCGAGCGGCACTGGCAAGGGAGCCGCCAACAAACCGGCGCCCAGCGCTACGCCCGCCGTCAAGAAGGCCATCGAACGCGCCTCGTCGAGCGAATCCGGTTCCGTCAAAGTGTCCAGAGCTTCTGGTTCGGTCGAGATCACCACCGGCACGGGCGGCGCGATCGATTTTGATGTCACACCGCTTCCGCCAAGTGTAAAGCAGCCGACCCCGAACACCTGTTGGGCGGCAGGCGGCACAATGCTGATGGCCTGGAAGAAGGGCGCAGCCCTGACGGTTGAAACCGCGATGGATGCGGCGGGCGGGAGCTGGCGCTCCAATCTGGATGCGGACCACGCCTTGACCGTGAACGAGGTAAAGTCCTTCGCCAAAGCTATCGACATGTCGGGCGAAAGTCCGATGTGTTATCTGCCCTCAGGCTTGCTGCGATTGCTGAAGGCGCACGGACCACTTTGGGTGATTGGCGATGATGCCGTCGAGAACAACAAAATGGCTCACGTCCGTGTAGTGGTCGGCATGCATGGCGACGGGACTTCCGACGGAACCCAAGTGAAGTATGTCGATCCGGCCGACGGCTTGATCCACAACGAGTCATATTCCGAGTTTGCCAAGCACCTGGAAGCGTCAGACGCGTCCAGTCTGAATCTCGGCATATATCACTATTGA
- a CDS encoding protoglobin domain-containing protein, whose translation MAGKNAAGEVLSATEPRSGTEMTDQELFRRKQFLQFDDGDEENLKSINELARRYAQSVIDDFYEHLLSFEDTATFFSDPATLEHVKNAQQQYFLRLTQGNYDLAYAKDRLRIGAVHERVGLPVKAYLGMYNFYLRAVANRLAEAYASDPQKSWTAFLSLMKLTFLDIGLAIDTYIDSSEQTIREQREAIQELPTPVLPFRDGMLLVPVIGLISGERARQLTEQLLMAIRNNRAKAVVIDVTGVQAVDSRVANHIVQTVEAARLMGATAIIAGVSPEIAQTMVTLGIDLGRMMTVGDLQSGIEEADKLAGYSLMRMRDRGGPS comes from the coding sequence ATGGCAGGCAAAAATGCTGCGGGCGAAGTCCTTTCTGCCACCGAGCCGAGGTCGGGCACCGAGATGACGGACCAGGAACTGTTCCGCCGCAAACAGTTCCTGCAATTCGATGATGGTGACGAGGAAAACCTGAAATCGATCAACGAGTTGGCGCGCCGTTATGCCCAGTCCGTCATTGATGATTTTTACGAACACCTCCTCTCGTTTGAGGACACCGCAACGTTCTTCAGTGATCCCGCCACCTTGGAGCATGTCAAGAATGCGCAGCAGCAGTATTTTCTGCGCTTGACCCAAGGCAATTACGATCTCGCTTATGCAAAGGACAGGCTCAGGATCGGCGCTGTGCATGAACGTGTCGGGCTGCCGGTCAAAGCCTATCTCGGTATGTATAATTTCTATCTCAGGGCCGTCGCCAACCGTCTCGCCGAAGCTTATGCATCGGATCCGCAAAAGTCATGGACCGCCTTCCTTTCCCTAATGAAGCTGACGTTCCTCGACATCGGGCTTGCCATCGACACCTACATCGACTCGAGCGAGCAAACCATCCGCGAACAGCGCGAGGCCATCCAGGAGCTTCCGACGCCGGTGCTTCCATTTCGTGATGGAATGCTATTGGTGCCGGTCATCGGCCTGATCTCCGGCGAAAGAGCCCGCCAACTCACCGAGCAATTGCTGATGGCAATACGCAACAACCGCGCCAAGGCGGTCGTTATCGACGTCACCGGCGTTCAGGCCGTCGATTCTCGCGTGGCCAATCATATCGTCCAGACGGTCGAAGCAGCACGCCTGATGGGCGCCACCGCGATCATTGCGGGCGTGTCGCCGGAAATCGCGCAGACCATGGTCACGCTCGGTATCGATCTGGGAAGAATGATGACGGTAGGCGACCTGCAAAGCGGCATCGAAGAGGCCGATAAGCTGGCCGGCTATTCGCTGATGCGGATGCGTGACAGAGGGGGCCCGAGTTAG
- a CDS encoding response regulator transcription factor codes for MVIGDQITHIASHAAAPLIVIIDDDNAVRESMRLLLEASGYTVRDHASAESFLAYGAGEASLLLVDHNMTGMTGADLLELLHAKHDPVPAVIITGRADRAVEERCRRIGVKLLRKPVAEDILLASIEEAHRACPSNHETPGTASD; via the coding sequence ATGGTCATAGGTGATCAAATTACCCACATAGCAAGTCATGCCGCGGCGCCTTTGATCGTCATCATCGACGATGATAACGCCGTGCGGGAATCTATGCGTCTGCTATTGGAAGCCAGTGGATATACGGTGCGTGATCATGCGTCTGCGGAAAGCTTCCTTGCTTATGGGGCTGGCGAGGCAAGCCTTCTGCTGGTCGATCATAATATGACGGGCATGACGGGGGCTGATTTATTGGAACTGCTTCACGCGAAGCATGATCCGGTGCCCGCGGTGATTATAACGGGCCGCGCGGATCGGGCAGTCGAGGAGCGGTGTCGCCGCATCGGGGTCAAACTGCTGCGCAAGCCCGTAGCTGAGGATATTTTATTGGCATCCATCGAAGAGGCGCATCGAGCCTGTCCGTCGAACCACGAGACCCCAGGCACGGCCAGCGACTGA
- a CDS encoding SpoIIE family protein phosphatase, with the protein MPAQALQPLEIGAAARTLAGEKESGDRFVVLPSRHGTVVSVVDGLGHGPAAAFAGKLAVHAISKHVDDILPVQVERCHQMLKKSRGAVMALAHLQPTAGQMSWLSIGNVAALRLRPTSRGQASVHSVLPRGGIIGHRVPARMQTLSETLDFQVGDLVLFATDGIAEVFYRDVDCQAPCQAIADSLLKRHSKETDDALVLVLRWNENPPTDPSASGPGQP; encoded by the coding sequence ATGCCGGCGCAAGCGTTGCAGCCCCTGGAGATCGGCGCCGCCGCCCGAACCTTGGCCGGTGAGAAGGAGTCGGGAGACCGGTTCGTCGTGCTGCCATCCCGGCACGGAACCGTCGTCAGCGTTGTGGACGGCTTGGGACACGGCCCGGCGGCGGCGTTTGCGGGCAAACTCGCCGTACATGCCATCTCCAAGCATGTAGACGACATACTGCCGGTGCAGGTCGAGCGCTGTCACCAGATGCTGAAGAAAAGCCGTGGCGCCGTCATGGCGCTCGCGCACCTGCAGCCGACCGCCGGCCAGATGTCGTGGCTCTCCATCGGCAATGTTGCTGCCTTGCGTCTTCGCCCGACATCACGGGGCCAGGCGAGCGTTCACAGTGTCTTGCCGCGCGGCGGCATCATCGGTCATCGCGTGCCGGCGCGGATGCAGACGTTGAGCGAGACGCTCGATTTTCAGGTCGGCGATCTCGTCCTGTTTGCCACCGACGGCATTGCGGAGGTTTTTTACCGCGATGTCGACTGCCAGGCGCCATGCCAAGCTATCGCGGATAGTCTCCTCAAACGCCACAGCAAGGAAACCGACGACGCCTTGGTTCTCGTTTTGCGCTGGAACGAAAATCCGCCGACGGATCCATCGGCCAGCGGTCCGGGGCAACCATGA
- a CDS encoding ABC transporter ATP-binding protein: MKTGGTPSLFFSFRLFLADFQAFAGASGYVALSLVLGGAVLEGVGLVLLVPLLGVVTGPSGQFDGWMVHVGPLFALLGAQSQIAKLAVLIGLLGAVMILRAAVLFARDVRLAKLQVGFVEYQRSRVVDRLASSPWEDVARLRHARITHLMSGDIQRIGSATNLLLRSLTSAVLLISQCALAFWLSPLLAGTVFAVLAGCALASSSMLRRSRQFGIHTTNTNLELLDNTMQFLGGLKLAISQNAQPSFADAFKGSLAKLTREQISFSRQFALTGVAGTTISFAVGATGVLVGFGLLHLEPAVLVTLLLVIGRMSGPAFQLQQGIHQIANLLPAYEKLSKLLSELTPDKAGQLTASSPIPSGMIEFVAVSYLHTGNGEAARGGGVRELSLQIPRACLVGVAGPSGSGKTTFADLLAGLYLPQRGQITIGGQPLSIEMLPSWRNRTSYVPQDTFLFHDSIRRNLAWENPYIMEDDMWQALALADADALVKRMPLGLDTVLGERGSLVSGGERQRIALARAVLRKPDLLILDEASSGIDLFAERTILKRLLRFNPLITIVLISHRSESLQICDHLIRFANGLILEDDGVLNADGPAAL, from the coding sequence ATGAAGACAGGCGGCACCCCATCCCTGTTTTTCTCCTTTCGACTTTTTCTTGCGGATTTTCAGGCCTTCGCAGGCGCCTCTGGCTACGTTGCGCTCAGCCTCGTTTTGGGGGGAGCCGTGCTTGAAGGGGTGGGACTGGTCCTCCTGGTGCCGCTTTTGGGCGTGGTGACAGGCCCATCGGGCCAGTTCGATGGATGGATGGTCCATGTCGGCCCTCTTTTTGCTTTGCTGGGGGCGCAGTCGCAAATTGCAAAACTAGCTGTTCTGATTGGCTTGCTTGGTGCCGTGATGATCTTGCGCGCGGCTGTTTTGTTCGCACGCGATGTCCGCCTCGCCAAACTGCAAGTCGGCTTTGTCGAATATCAAAGATCCAGGGTCGTTGACCGACTTGCCAGTTCGCCCTGGGAAGATGTCGCGCGGCTGCGCCATGCCCGCATCACACACCTCATGAGCGGCGACATTCAGCGGATCGGCTCCGCGACCAATCTTCTTCTGCGGAGCCTTACGTCTGCGGTGTTGCTGATCTCGCAATGCGCCCTAGCATTCTGGCTCTCGCCGCTACTGGCTGGTACAGTTTTCGCTGTTTTGGCCGGGTGCGCCTTAGCCAGTTCTTCCATGCTGCGCCGGTCGCGCCAATTCGGAATCCACACAACAAACACCAATCTGGAGCTGCTCGACAACACTATGCAGTTCCTGGGAGGGTTGAAGCTTGCGATCAGTCAGAACGCGCAACCGTCATTTGCCGACGCGTTCAAGGGCTCGTTAGCAAAGTTGACACGGGAGCAGATCTCCTTTTCCAGGCAATTCGCCTTGACCGGTGTGGCCGGAACCACGATTTCCTTTGCTGTCGGCGCGACCGGTGTGCTGGTGGGGTTCGGGCTTCTCCATCTCGAACCCGCCGTGCTGGTGACGCTGTTGTTGGTCATCGGACGGATGAGCGGTCCAGCGTTCCAACTGCAACAAGGCATTCATCAAATTGCCAATTTGCTGCCGGCATATGAAAAACTTTCCAAATTGCTCTCCGAGCTGACACCCGACAAGGCGGGACAATTGACAGCTTCGAGCCCAATACCGTCTGGGATGATCGAGTTCGTGGCGGTTTCCTATCTGCACACGGGCAATGGCGAGGCAGCCCGCGGCGGCGGTGTGCGTGAGCTTTCCCTGCAAATTCCCCGCGCTTGTCTTGTAGGTGTTGCGGGCCCGTCAGGCTCTGGCAAGACAACCTTCGCAGATTTGCTGGCCGGTCTCTACCTGCCGCAAAGAGGACAAATCACAATTGGTGGCCAACCACTATCAATAGAAATGCTGCCATCATGGCGCAATCGGACAAGCTATGTTCCGCAGGATACATTTCTCTTTCACGACAGTATTCGGCGCAATTTAGCCTGGGAAAACCCCTATATCATGGAAGACGACATGTGGCAGGCCCTCGCTTTGGCTGATGCCGACGCCCTGGTTAAGCGTATGCCACTAGGGCTTGATACCGTGCTGGGGGAACGCGGTAGCTTGGTATCGGGCGGCGAGCGTCAGCGGATAGCATTGGCTAGAGCGGTCTTGCGCAAACCAGATCTGCTTATTCTCGACGAAGCAAGCAGTGGCATTGATCTTTTTGCGGAACGGACGATCCTAAAACGCCTGCTACGCTTCAATCCTCTGATCACAATCGTGTTGATCTCTCATCGATCCGAAAGCCTGCAAATTTGCGATCATCTCATTCGATTTGCGAACGGCCTAATTCTAGAAGACGACGGTGTTTTGAACGCGGATGGCCCAGCGGCGCTCTAG